The nucleotide window TGCCAGTTGCGCCTCCAGTTCCGCGATGCGCCGGTCCCGCTCGTCCAGCGCACGCTGCACGTCTTCGGCCTCGAACCGTACCGGGATGTACTTCGGGCAGTTCCAGTCGAAGGCTTCCACGTGGATCGTCATCGTGCGCTCGGTGCGGCCCGCCCCCGGCGACTCCTGCACCCCCAACCGGCCCAGCAGCTTCATGCGGTGCCGGTGCGCGTAGTCCACCAGGATCAACGCCACGCGGTCGTCGTTGGCCACGTTGCCCACGCTGATGAACTGCCGGTTGCCGGGCAGGTCGGCGAACGACAGCGTCTTCGCATCGAGCACGCGCAGGAAACCCGGCGCGCCGCCGCGGTGCTGCACGTACGGCCAGCCCGTTTCCGACACGGTGGCCAGGTAGAAACTGCGCTGCGCATGGATGAACGCCGCCTCGTCCGGCCCGAGTTCCGCGTTGCGGACCTCGTCCCCGGATTCGAAGGCGCGTGCGTACTGCGCGCGGCTGCCGTCGCGCGCCTGCACCTGGCGCACCGCAGGGGTGAAGGCGATGTTCGCAAACGCGTGTCTCATCTGGGTCTCCTGGCCCGCCGGGTGGGCTCACGCTCACCATCGCACGGTATCTGCACTCATCGATCGGTGGGCCCGCGCCCACCCTCTGCTCATTGCGCCGGCAACACCTGCGCCGGCCCGCCGGTGACACGGCCGCGCGTCTTCGCGGTTTCGCCCAGGTAGGCCAGCGCGAACTGGATGAACTTGACGCTGTGCTGCGCCGATTCGCCCATGGTGGCCAGCGTGTCGTACGGCGTGTGGATGTAGGGGAAGCTGCCGCCCGGGTCGCCGGCCTCGAACATCATGGCGGCCGGATAGCCGGCGTTGGTCCACGACGCATGGTCCGAACAGGCGTACCCGCAGGCGGTCGTGCTGCGCGTCAGCCCCCTCGGCGCCAGGTAGGCGTCGAACAGGGCCACGAAGAAATTCTTCAGCTCGGTATTGGAGTAATCGCTGATCAGCTTCATGTCCGTGACCGCGCCGGACTTGTAGTTGGTCATGTCCACCTGCAGCACGCTGACCACGTTCACGCCGCGGGCGCGGAACGACTGCGCGATGGCGTTGGACCCGCGCAGGCCGACTTCCTCGGCCGCATAGCCCATGAACTTCACCGTGCGCCGCGGCTGCCAGCCGTCGGCCAGGGCGATGCGCAGCGTCTCGGTGAGCGTGGCGATGCCGGAGGCGTCGTCGTCGGCGCCCGGCGCCAGCTGGTTGGGGTCGTTGTAGGTGCTGCCGTTGATCGAATCCAGGTGCGCGCCCAGCACCACCACTTCATCGGGCAGGTCCCAGCCGCGGACGGTCAGGATGACCGACGGCTGCGTGCCGCAATTGCCGCAGGCGGTGAACAGCTCGGTGGTGACGTCGCTGCGGCCGGCGGCCAGCGACTGCCAGTGGTCGCGGATCCATTCGGCCGATGTCCTGCCGTGGCTGCTGGCGAAGTAGCGGTTGCGGTAGCCGGAGAGGTGGTTGATGGTGTCGTAGAGGCGCTGTTCCTGCACCTGCGGCAGCCAGCGGCCGACGGTGGCTTGGTTGTCCAGCGTGTAACGGGCGAGCGCGGACTTGGCCATGGCCTGCTTCGCGCGGTCGCCGCGTACGAAGGCCTCGGCCTGCGCGCGGTCGGGGAAGGCGAAATAACCGCCGCAGCGGCGCTCGTGCTCGTGCACGTAGCGGCTGATGCCGCCCAGCCGGTCGGCCCGGGTTTCGGCGATCACCAGCGGCATGCCGGTGCTGTCGCGCCGCGCCACCGCACCACGGGCCAGGCCGCGGATGCCCTGCCAGGTGTCCGCGGAGGTCACGATGTACACCGGTGCGAACGGGTCGGCCTGCGGGGCCGGCGCCGTCGTGGTGGGCGGGACCCGCCGCAGGGCCACGGGACCGCGCGGCATGCGCACCGCGCCGCGCGCGGGGTCCGCGGTGGACGCGTGGGCAGCGGCCGGCGCGGCGGCGACGTGCGCGCGCACCGTCGTCGATGGCGTGTCCGCGCGCAGCAGCGCCAGTCCGGCCAGCACGAAGCACCACCCCATCGGCCCACCCGGCAACAACGGTCTCATCGTGCATCCCCCCGGAGGGCGGCCTGTGGCGTCAGGAGTGCCACGCTACCACTTCCCCGGCCGCGCCACGCGTGCCCGCGGCCCGCCTATGCGGGCTGCTCGACCGGTGGCGGCGGCGCCGGATCGAAGCGCTCGGCGGTGGCCATGCGCACGTTGCGCAGGTGCGCCGTGGCCAGGTGCGCGGCATGGCGCGGCTCGGCGAAGAAGCCGAACAGGATGGAGCGCCGGCGCGCCCCCGAGGGATTGAGGCTGGCGCCATGCAGCAGGTCGGCGTCGAACACCAGGATGTCGCCCGCGTGGCCGGACAGCTGCACCGCGCGTGCTTCGTCGGCCGGATCCAGCGCCGCGTCGCGGGTCGCGGGGCGGTGGCTGCCCGGCACCAGCCGGGTGGCGCCGTTGTCCGGGCCGTAGTCGTCGAAGAAGGCCAGCGCATTGACGGTATCGCCGCGGCGCTCGGCGGACAGGTCGCGGTGCAGGCCCTGGTGGCCGGCGCCCTGCAGCGGCTCGCGGCCTTCCACCTGGGCCAGGAAGAAGCGCTCGCCGATCAATGCCCCGGCCGCGGCCAGCACCGCGGGCAGGCGGCACACCGCCTGCACCGTGGGGTCCAGGTCCACCAGCGCATGCCGCCACCCGTGCCCGCGCGGCACCGGCCATGCGTGCGAGGGCAGCACGCCGGCATCGAAGGTGGCGCGCAGCCCCGCCAGCCACGCGGGCGGAATGGCCCCGCGCAGCAGGACGTAGCCATCGCGTTGGAGTGCGTCGCGGTCGATCATGGGATTCCTGTGCGTGGCGTGGCGGGTTGCCGGGCGCGCTGGTCGCCTGTCCGGCACGCATGCCGCATCGGCGGCTTACCCGCGCCCCCAGCCATTCTCGCGCGCCAGCGCCAGCGCCGCGCGTTCGGCGGCCTCGCGCGTGGCGTGGCGGCTGCGGGTGACCACGTCCACGCGCGCCTGGCCGGAGGCGATGCGGAACATCGCCCGCGCCTGCCAGTACCTCGCGCCCAGCGCATCCACGCGCTCCAGCGTCTGTACCGTCAGCGGGCAGCCGTGTTCGACGATCGTGCTGACACTCATGCCACGACTCTACCGCCAAGCCGGCCGCGGCGGGAGCGCCTTCCGTCGCAGGCAGGCCGCATGCCTGCGCACGGCGGCCCGTCGCTGACGCGCCGCATACGGCCCGTCCGCTACGGTGGACGCCCCTCTGAAAGGACCTGCCCCATGCCTCCGAGCACGCGCGAAGACGTCATCCTGCAACTGGACCGCGTGGATACCGCGCTGGAAGCGCCCGACGCCGACCCGGCCGCCCTCCTGCGCGATGCGGTGGACTGGCTGGCCGAGCATCCGCCCAAGGTGGCCGCCGACGCGCTGTACTACCGCGAGCGGCTGGAGGTGATCCGCCGGCGCCACGGCGCCGCGTGAACGGCCTCAGGCCTGGTACTGCTTCTCTTCGATGAAGCGCGAACCGGCCAGGCGGTTGATGGCGTTCTTCACCTGGATGCGCTCGCCGTTGTGGTGCGCCACCGAGCGCGCCAGTGCGATGAAGTCCGCATCGAACACCTGTGCGGCTTCCTTCGCGCGCAACGCGTCCTGCACGTCCCACATGCGCTCGTTGATCGCGCGCAGTTGCTCCTTCATGTCCGCCAGTTCGGCCTGCGCCGCCACCTGTGCGTCCCACAACGCGCGCAGCCCCTCCCGTTCCACCTGCACGTGGGCGCGCTTGCCGGCATCGTCGATGCGCGCAGCCTTGATTTCCAGGATGGACAGCTTGTCGGCCAGTTCGCCGATGGAGACGGGGATCAGGATGGTGTTCATGCGCGCATTCTAGCGCCGTCCCCGCGCGCGCCGGGGCGTGCGGCCGGCGTCGGCCGATTGCGCGCGCCCCCGGAGTGCGCTGGAATAGGGCGTGCGCGCCGGGGGCGCCTTCAAGGGGAACACATGCGGAACGGGATGATGGGCCTGCTGCTGCAGGTGGGTGCGCATGTGTCCGTGCCGGCGCGGGAACAGGCGGCGGCACCCGTGGCGGACATCGCGCGCGCGGAGCGGTGGCGATGAATGTGCTGAAGGTGGGCTTCTTCGCCGCCGTGGCGGCGCTGGCGGTGCTGGCCGCGCGCGCATACCTGCCGCGCGATGCGGTGCAGACGGTGGCCGCGCGCGTCATCGGTGCGGCCCCGGCGCAAGCCGGCGCGACCAGCCGCCATGGGTTCGTCGACGTGCCGCTGCCGGACGGACAGCCCGGCCACCACGTGGTGATCTTCGCGCCCGCCAACTGCCCGTCCGACGCGGCGCAGCGGGCGGAGGCGCTGGCGCGACGCTTGGACCAGGCCGGCATTCCCTATGCGCGGTCGCAGAACGCGAGCTTCAGCACGCTGTCGTCGCAGGAAGAAGCGAACCGGGTGATGGCGGTGATGAACGGGCCCATCCCGGTGGTGTTCGTGCGCAAGCGCGCCCGCGCCAATCCCGATGCCGATGCGGTGGTGGCCGAGTACCGCGGCGGCTGAGGCTGCAGCGTTCCGTCGGCGGGGTCGATCCGGCCTGCTGCATTGCAGCATAATGGCGGCATGGATGTCTCGCCGCCGCCCCCCGTTTCCTTTCCGTCCGTTGCCGACGCGCTGACGTCCCGCCAGATCGGCCTGATCCTGTTCGCGCTGACGCTGGGCGGTTTCGCCATCGGCACCAGCGAGTTCGCCAGCATGGGGCTGATGCCGAACATGGTGGCCTCGCTCGGCGTGACCGAGCCGCAGGTGGGTCACCTGATCAGTGCCTATGCGCTCGGCGTGGTCGTCGGTGCGCCGCTGCTGGCG belongs to Pseudoxanthomonas sp. F37 and includes:
- a CDS encoding pyridoxamine 5'-phosphate oxidase family protein yields the protein MRHAFANIAFTPAVRQVQARDGSRAQYARAFESGDEVRNAELGPDEAAFIHAQRSFYLATVSETGWPYVQHRGGAPGFLRVLDAKTLSFADLPGNRQFISVGNVANDDRVALILVDYAHRHRMKLLGRLGVQESPGAGRTERTMTIHVEAFDWNCPKYIPVRFEAEDVQRALDERDRRIAELEAQLAAARAAR
- a CDS encoding M20/M25/M40 family metallo-hydrolase, translated to MRPLLPGGPMGWCFVLAGLALLRADTPSTTVRAHVAAAPAAAHASTADPARGAVRMPRGPVALRRVPPTTTAPAPQADPFAPVYIVTSADTWQGIRGLARGAVARRDSTGMPLVIAETRADRLGGISRYVHEHERRCGGYFAFPDRAQAEAFVRGDRAKQAMAKSALARYTLDNQATVGRWLPQVQEQRLYDTINHLSGYRNRYFASSHGRTSAEWIRDHWQSLAAGRSDVTTELFTACGNCGTQPSVILTVRGWDLPDEVVVLGAHLDSINGSTYNDPNQLAPGADDDASGIATLTETLRIALADGWQPRRTVKFMGYAAEEVGLRGSNAIAQSFRARGVNVVSVLQVDMTNYKSGAVTDMKLISDYSNTELKNFFVALFDAYLAPRGLTRSTTACGYACSDHASWTNAGYPAAMMFEAGDPGGSFPYIHTPYDTLATMGESAQHSVKFIQFALAYLGETAKTRGRVTGGPAQVLPAQ
- a CDS encoding phytanoyl-CoA dioxygenase family protein, encoding MIDRDALQRDGYVLLRGAIPPAWLAGLRATFDAGVLPSHAWPVPRGHGWRHALVDLDPTVQAVCRLPAVLAAAGALIGERFFLAQVEGREPLQGAGHQGLHRDLSAERRGDTVNALAFFDDYGPDNGATRLVPGSHRPATRDAALDPADEARAVQLSGHAGDILVFDADLLHGASLNPSGARRRSILFGFFAEPRHAAHLATAHLRNVRMATAERFDPAPPPPVEQPA
- a CDS encoding DUF6165 family protein, whose translation is MNTILIPVSIGELADKLSILEIKAARIDDAGKRAHVQVEREGLRALWDAQVAAQAELADMKEQLRAINERMWDVQDALRAKEAAQVFDADFIALARSVAHHNGERIQVKNAINRLAGSRFIEEKQYQA